Proteins encoded together in one Roseibacterium elongatum DSM 19469 window:
- the trmD gene encoding tRNA (guanosine(37)-N1)-methyltransferase TrmD: MTNPPSKSHGRLSISANLTPRDLMDESKRLHGAWCAKIVTLFPDVFPGVLGASLTGRALKDGLWALEPIDLRPFGTGKHRQVDDTPAGGGAGLVMRADVLGRALSMAARGTPDDPARWPRVYLSPRGKPFTQADARRFARAEGMTMLCGRFEGVDERVIEEYGLEEISLGDFVLTGGEIAAQAVLDATVRLIPGVLGNAASTEEESFSDGLLEHPQYTKPAEWKGRKIPDVLLSGHHGEIEKWRRAEAERLTRARRPDLWAEYLKRKG; encoded by the coding sequence ATGACAAACCCGCCGTCGAAATCCCATGGTCGCCTGTCGATCTCGGCCAATCTGACGCCCCGCGATCTGATGGACGAGAGCAAACGCCTGCACGGGGCGTGGTGCGCCAAGATCGTGACCCTCTTCCCCGACGTGTTTCCCGGTGTGCTGGGGGCGTCGCTGACCGGCCGCGCCCTCAAGGATGGGCTTTGGGCGCTCGAACCGATCGACCTGCGTCCCTTTGGTACGGGCAAGCACCGGCAGGTCGATGACACGCCGGCTGGCGGCGGTGCGGGCCTGGTGATGCGCGCGGACGTGCTGGGCCGTGCGCTGTCGATGGCGGCCAGGGGCACGCCCGACGACCCCGCCCGCTGGCCGCGCGTCTATCTCAGCCCGCGCGGCAAACCCTTCACGCAAGCCGACGCACGGCGGTTTGCACGGGCCGAGGGGATGACGATGCTCTGCGGCCGTTTTGAAGGCGTTGATGAGCGCGTGATCGAAGAATACGGGCTGGAGGAAATCAGCCTTGGCGATTTCGTCCTGACCGGCGGCGAGATCGCCGCGCAGGCCGTGCTGGACGCCACGGTGCGGCTGATCCCCGGCGTTCTGGGCAACGCCGCCTCGACCGAGGAAGAGAGCTTCTCCGACGGTTTGCTGGAACACCCCCAATACACCAAGCCCGCCGAATGGAAGGGCCGCAAGATCCCCGATGTGCTGCTGTCGGGGCATCATGGCGAGATCGAAAAATGGCGCCGCGCCGAGGCCGAGCGCCTGACGCGGGCGCGCCGCCCCGATCTTTGGGCGGAGTACCTGAAACGAAAGGGTTGA
- a CDS encoding ArsR/SmtB family transcription factor: MSRRLDHVFAALADPTRRAILSMLLEDDMAVTDVAEPFEMSLAAISKHLTILAGAGLITQEKRGRVKWCKLDPDALKEASVWMQGFGQFEPVNLDAFEAFLAQQLRDTPDEGPEG, translated from the coding sequence ATGTCCAGGCGGCTCGATCATGTCTTTGCGGCCCTCGCCGACCCGACGCGGCGGGCGATCCTGTCGATGCTGCTCGAGGATGACATGGCCGTCACCGACGTGGCCGAGCCGTTCGAGATGTCGCTGGCCGCGATCTCGAAACACCTGACCATCCTCGCCGGGGCCGGCCTGATCACGCAGGAAAAGCGCGGGCGCGTGAAATGGTGCAAGCTGGACCCGGACGCCCTGAAAGAGGCGTCGGTCTGGATGCAGGGCTTTGGCCAGTTCGAGCCGGTCAACCTCGATGCGTTCGAGGCCTTTCTGGCGCAGCAGTTGCGCGACACCCCCGACGAGGGGCCCGAAGGTTAG
- a CDS encoding division plane positioning ATPase MipZ — translation MAHIIVLGNEKGGSGKSTTAMHVATALARLGHVVGALDLDLRQRSFGRYVENRQNTIAKREMDLACPILMDLPDLSPDDLAPGENIYDRRLSAAVAEHEARCDFIVIDCPGSHTRLSQVAHSLADTLITPMNDSFVDFDLLARIDPETYEIKGPSVYSEMVWHARQLRARAGLEPMDWIVVRNRLGAQEMHNKRKVGRAMEDLSKRIGFRVAPGFNERVIFRELFPTGMTLLDLRELGVERLNISNLAARQELRDLVRALNLPGVEVDF, via the coding sequence GTGGCACATATCATCGTCCTTGGGAACGAAAAGGGCGGGTCTGGGAAATCGACCACCGCGATGCATGTGGCGACGGCTCTGGCGCGTTTGGGGCATGTCGTGGGCGCGTTGGATCTGGACCTGCGACAACGCAGTTTCGGTCGCTATGTCGAGAACCGGCAGAACACCATTGCCAAACGTGAGATGGATCTGGCCTGTCCGATCCTGATGGATCTGCCCGATCTCAGCCCCGATGATCTGGCGCCGGGCGAGAACATCTATGATCGCCGCCTGTCGGCTGCCGTGGCCGAGCACGAGGCGCGTTGCGATTTCATCGTCATCGACTGCCCCGGCAGTCACACGCGCCTCAGCCAAGTGGCCCACAGCCTTGCCGATACCCTGATCACGCCGATGAACGACAGTTTCGTCGATTTCGACCTGCTGGCGCGCATCGACCCCGAGACCTACGAGATAAAGGGCCCCAGCGTCTATTCCGAGATGGTCTGGCATGCCCGGCAGTTGCGCGCCCGCGCCGGGCTGGAGCCGATGGACTGGATCGTGGTGCGCAACCGCCTTGGCGCGCAGGAAATGCACAACAAGCGCAAGGTCGGGCGCGCGATGGAGGACCTGTCGAAACGCATCGGCTTCCGCGTCGCGCCGGGTTTCAACGAGCGCGTGATTTTCCGCGAACTGTTCCCCACGGGCATGACATTGCTGGACCTGCGCGAACTGGGGGTCGAACGGCTGAACATCTCGAACCTCGCGGCCCGGCAGGAGTTGCGCGACCTTGTCCGTGCGTTGAACCTGCCCGGTGTCGAGGTGGATTTCTGA
- a CDS encoding GNAT family N-acetyltransferase has product MIAHLTDTPVLRTERLVLRAPKASDFDALVPFITSDRARFVGGGADKTLGDAWRILAIFAGHWHLRGFGLFVAEDARTGTPIGSVGPWYPGDWPEHELGWTIWAPEAEGKGCAFEAVMRVRAHAYDDLGWQTAVSYIDERNDRSLALARRLGCTRDLDATRPDRDEPLQVWRHPAPAEEGGQ; this is encoded by the coding sequence ATGATCGCGCATCTGACCGATACACCGGTCCTGCGGACCGAGCGGCTGGTTCTGCGCGCGCCCAAGGCGTCGGATTTCGACGCCCTGGTCCCGTTCATCACCTCCGACCGGGCGCGCTTTGTCGGCGGTGGCGCGGACAAGACGCTCGGCGATGCGTGGCGCATTCTCGCGATCTTTGCGGGCCACTGGCATCTGCGCGGCTTTGGCCTGTTCGTCGCCGAAGACGCTCGCACCGGCACACCCATCGGGTCCGTCGGGCCGTGGTATCCCGGGGACTGGCCCGAGCACGAACTGGGCTGGACGATCTGGGCCCCCGAGGCCGAGGGCAAGGGCTGTGCCTTCGAGGCGGTGATGCGCGTGCGCGCCCATGCCTATGACGATCTCGGCTGGCAAACGGCGGTCAGTTATATCGACGAGCGCAACGACCGCTCGCTGGCGCTGGCCCGCCGGCTTGGCTGCACCCGTGACCTGGACGCCACCCGCCCCGACCGCGACGAGCCGCTGCAGGTCTGGCGTCACCCCGCCCCGGCCGAGGAGGGCGGCCAATGA
- a CDS encoding DMT family transporter, whose product MSSTAFADPSAEGRRGHLAMLAFSALVAGSFSLGGQIANEIAPTALNATRFVIAAVAIWAVVRVRGGVPGFAWAAPWRYLILGGFFAVYFVTMFEGLKTAPPVSAAAVFTLTPVMSAGFGWLMLRQGVSPRIVAALGIGALGALWVIFRADWAALTAFEVGRGEAIFFWGCVAHAAYTPAVRWLNRGEPVLVFTLLTLSACAGILLIYGAGDILATDWMGLRPLVWVTLIYVALIASSTTVFLVQYASMRLPSAKVMAYTYLTPSWVLLWELALGQPVPPGLVLVGVGLSFGAVALLLKE is encoded by the coding sequence GTGAGCAGCACCGCCTTCGCAGACCCATCGGCAGAGGGGCGGCGCGGGCATCTGGCGATGCTGGCCTTTTCGGCGCTCGTGGCGGGGTCGTTTTCGCTGGGTGGGCAGATCGCCAACGAGATCGCCCCGACCGCACTGAACGCCACCCGCTTCGTCATTGCCGCCGTCGCGATCTGGGCGGTGGTGCGGGTGCGGGGTGGGGTGCCGGGTTTTGCCTGGGCCGCGCCGTGGCGTTACCTGATCCTTGGCGGGTTCTTTGCCGTCTATTTCGTGACGATGTTCGAGGGGCTGAAAACCGCGCCGCCCGTGTCGGCGGCCGCCGTGTTCACCCTGACCCCGGTGATGAGCGCGGGCTTTGGCTGGCTGATGCTGCGCCAGGGGGTCAGCCCGCGCATCGTCGCGGCGCTGGGCATCGGGGCGCTGGGCGCGCTGTGGGTGATCTTTCGCGCCGACTGGGCGGCCTTGACCGCTTTCGAGGTCGGGCGCGGCGAGGCGATCTTTTTCTGGGGCTGCGTCGCGCATGCGGCCTATACACCCGCCGTGCGCTGGCTGAACCGGGGCGAGCCGGTGCTGGTCTTTACCCTGCTGACGCTGTCGGCCTGTGCCGGCATCCTGTTGATCTACGGCGCGGGGGATATCCTGGCGACCGACTGGATGGGCCTGCGCCCGCTGGTCTGGGTGACGTTGATCTATGTCGCGCTGATCGCCAGTTCGACCACCGTCTTCCTGGTGCAATACGCGTCGATGCGCCTGCCCTCGGCCAAGGTGATGGCCTATACCTACCTCACGCCCAGCTGGGTGCTGTTGTGGGAACTGGCGCTGGGTCAGCCGGTGCCGCCGGGTCTTGTGCTGGTCGGGGTGGGGTTGAGCTTTGGCGCGGTGGCGTTGCTGCTCAAGGAATAG
- the rplS gene encoding 50S ribosomal protein L19: MDLIAQLEAEQIAELGKSIPDFKAGDTVRVGYKVTEGTRTRVQNYEGVCIARKNGSGIAGSFTVRKISFGEGVERVFPLYSTNIESIEVVRRGRVRRAKMYYLRSRRGKSARIAEDSTYKPKPGAEA, translated from the coding sequence ATGGATCTGATCGCACAACTGGAGGCCGAGCAGATCGCCGAGCTCGGCAAATCCATCCCGGATTTCAAGGCAGGCGACACCGTGCGCGTCGGTTACAAGGTGACCGAGGGCACCCGCACCCGCGTGCAGAATTACGAGGGCGTCTGCATCGCACGCAAGAACGGCAGCGGCATCGCCGGGTCGTTCACCGTGCGCAAGATTTCGTTCGGCGAGGGCGTCGAGCGTGTCTTCCCCCTCTACTCGACCAACATCGAGTCGATCGAGGTGGTCCGCCGCGGCCGCGTGCGCCGCGCCAAGATGTACTACCTGCGCTCGCGTCGGGGCAAATCCGCCCGGATCGCCGAGGACAGCACCTACAAGCCCAAGCCGGGCGCCGAAGCGTAA
- a CDS encoding FMN-dependent NADH-azoreductase — protein MPQTVLRIDASARREGSVSRDLTDRILARLAPEAQVTVRDLAHGLPLIDADWVEANFTQAEARTPAQRQTLALSDTLVAELTAADLIVIGLPIYNFGVPAALKAWVDQVARAGVTFRYTEAGPEGLLTGKRAIVAVASGGTEAGSEIDFATGYLRHVLGFIGITEVEVVAADRLMLDADSSLKKASAQVDTLRAA, from the coding sequence ATGCCCCAGACCGTTCTCCGCATAGATGCCTCCGCCCGCCGCGAAGGCTCCGTGTCGCGCGACCTGACCGACCGCATCCTCGCCCGCCTCGCCCCCGAGGCGCAGGTGACCGTGCGCGACTTGGCCCATGGCCTGCCCCTGATCGACGCGGACTGGGTCGAGGCCAATTTCACCCAGGCCGAGGCCCGCACCCCGGCGCAGCGCCAGACCCTGGCGCTGTCCGACACGCTGGTGGCCGAACTGACCGCCGCCGACCTGATCGTGATCGGGTTACCGATCTACAATTTCGGCGTGCCGGCCGCGCTCAAGGCCTGGGTGGATCAGGTCGCGCGTGCCGGCGTCACCTTTCGCTACACGGAAGCCGGCCCCGAGGGGCTGCTGACCGGCAAACGCGCCATCGTCGCCGTCGCTTCGGGCGGAACCGAGGCCGGGTCCGAAATCGACTTCGCCACCGGCTACCTGCGGCATGTGCTGGGCTTCATCGGCATCACCGAGGTCGAGGTGGTCGCCGCCGACCGGCTGATGCTGGATGCCGACAGCAGCCTGAAAAAGGCCAGCGCACAGGTCGACACCCTGCGCGCGGCCTGA
- a CDS encoding AtpZ/AtpI family protein — MSEPTQSDRLKALEEKLAQAKARQAPEKPHTEEHYSQAQLAWRMVIELVAGLGLGFGIGYGLDALLGTRPWLMVVFTILGFIAGVKTMIRSAEEVQRSEIDRAAARDAADGQDKG, encoded by the coding sequence ATGTCCGAGCCGACCCAAAGCGACCGCCTGAAGGCGCTGGAGGAAAAGCTGGCGCAGGCAAAAGCCCGGCAAGCGCCGGAGAAACCCCACACGGAAGAGCATTATTCCCAGGCGCAACTGGCCTGGCGGATGGTGATCGAGCTGGTGGCCGGTTTGGGCCTCGGGTTCGGGATCGGCTACGGCCTCGATGCCCTGTTGGGCACACGGCCATGGCTGATGGTGGTTTTCACGATCCTGGGCTTCATCGCCGGGGTCAAGACGATGATCCGCTCGGCCGAAGAGGTACAGCGGAGCGAAATTGACAGGGCCGCGGCACGGGACGCGGCCGATGGGCAAGACAAGGGGTAG
- the rimM gene encoding ribosome maturation factor RimM (Essential for efficient processing of 16S rRNA) produces MADKVCVGAIAGSFGVRGEVRLKSFCATPDDIATYGPLSTEDGRRSFDIQLTRPVKAGFAARLSGVTSKEAADALRGTRLFAPRSALPSLPDDEYYHADLIGLSAQDTGGQPRGKVSAVLNHGASDLLELRVPGQKGTVLVPFTLEIVPTVDLAQGRIVIDPPEGLFDD; encoded by the coding sequence ATGGCTGACAAGGTCTGTGTCGGCGCAATCGCCGGTTCCTTCGGCGTGCGCGGCGAGGTGCGGCTGAAGAGCTTCTGCGCCACCCCCGACGACATCGCCACCTACGGCCCGCTGAGCACCGAGGACGGCCGCCGCAGCTTCGATATCCAGCTGACGCGCCCCGTCAAGGCGGGTTTCGCCGCCCGCCTCTCGGGCGTCACCTCGAAGGAGGCGGCCGACGCCCTGCGCGGCACCCGCCTCTTCGCCCCGCGCAGCGCCCTGCCCAGCCTGCCCGACGATGAATATTACCATGCCGACCTGATCGGCCTGTCCGCTCAGGACACCGGCGGCCAGCCCCGCGGCAAGGTCTCGGCCGTCCTGAACCATGGCGCCAGCGACCTGCTGGAGTTGCGCGTGCCCGGGCAGAAAGGCACCGTCCTCGTCCCCTTCACGCTCGAGATCGTGCCCACCGTGGATCTGGCCCAGGGTCGGATCGTCATCGACCCGCCCGAGGGTCTCTTCGACGACTGA
- the ffh gene encoding signal recognition particle protein: MFENLSERLGGVFDRLTKQGALSEDDVRTAMREVRVALLEADVSLPVARQFIKAVEKKATGAAVTKSVTPGQQVVKIVHDELVHVLTGDEDPGKLKIDSPPAPILMVGLQGSGKTTTTAKLAKRLKEREGKKVLMASLDTNRPAAMEQLAILGTQIGVDTLPIVRGEDPVAIARRAKTQASLGGYDVYMLDTAGRLHIDEELIAQAAAVRDVANPRETLLVVDGLTGQDAVNVAEEFDDKIGVSGVVLTRMDGDGRGGAALSMRAITGKPIRFVGLGEKMDAIETFEPERIAGRILGMGDIVSLVEKAQEVLEAEQAERMMKRFQKGQFNMNDLKGQLEQMLKMGGMQGMMSMMPGMAKMQKQLDDAGMDDKVIKRQIALIQSMTKKERANPALLQASRKKRIAAGAGQDVSDLNKLLKMQRQMSDAMKKLGKMGKKGMMKGGLGALMGKGAPEALKGMDPSKMDPAEMEKAARQMGMGGLPGLGGGALPPGLGGFGKKK; encoded by the coding sequence ATGTTCGAGAACCTGTCAGAACGCCTTGGTGGCGTCTTTGATCGCCTGACGAAACAGGGCGCGCTGTCCGAGGATGACGTGCGCACCGCCATGCGCGAGGTGCGCGTCGCCCTGCTCGAGGCCGATGTCTCGCTGCCCGTCGCGCGGCAATTCATCAAGGCGGTCGAGAAAAAGGCCACCGGCGCGGCCGTCACAAAATCGGTCACGCCCGGCCAGCAGGTCGTCAAGATCGTCCATGACGAATTGGTCCATGTCCTGACCGGCGACGAAGACCCCGGCAAGCTGAAGATCGACAGCCCGCCCGCGCCGATCCTGATGGTCGGCCTGCAGGGCTCGGGCAAGACGACGACCACCGCCAAGCTGGCCAAGCGTTTGAAAGAGCGCGAGGGCAAGAAGGTGCTGATGGCCTCGCTCGACACCAACCGCCCCGCGGCCATGGAACAGTTGGCGATTCTCGGCACCCAGATCGGCGTCGACACCCTGCCCATCGTCAGGGGCGAGGACCCCGTCGCCATCGCCAGGCGCGCCAAGACGCAGGCCAGCCTTGGCGGCTATGACGTCTACATGCTCGATACCGCGGGCCGGTTGCATATCGACGAGGAACTGATCGCCCAGGCCGCCGCCGTGCGCGACGTGGCCAACCCGCGCGAGACGCTGTTGGTGGTCGACGGCCTGACCGGTCAGGACGCCGTGAACGTGGCCGAGGAGTTTGACGACAAGATCGGCGTCTCGGGCGTCGTCCTGACCCGGATGGACGGCGACGGGCGCGGCGGGGCCGCCCTGTCAATGCGCGCCATCACCGGCAAGCCCATCCGCTTCGTGGGCCTGGGCGAAAAGATGGACGCGATCGAGACCTTCGAGCCCGAGCGCATCGCCGGCCGCATCCTCGGCATGGGCGATATCGTATCGCTTGTCGAAAAGGCGCAGGAAGTGCTCGAGGCCGAACAGGCCGAGCGCATGATGAAGCGCTTCCAGAAGGGTCAGTTCAACATGAACGACCTCAAGGGCCAGCTGGAACAGATGCTCAAGATGGGCGGCATGCAGGGCATGATGTCGATGATGCCCGGCATGGCCAAGATGCAAAAGCAGCTTGATGACGCCGGCATGGACGACAAGGTGATCAAGCGCCAGATCGCGCTGATCCAGTCCATGACGAAAAAGGAACGCGCCAACCCCGCCCTGTTGCAGGCCAGCCGCAAGAAACGCATCGCCGCCGGCGCGGGGCAGGATGTGTCCGACCTCAACAAACTGCTCAAGATGCAGCGCCAGATGTCTGACGCGATGAAAAAGCTCGGCAAGATGGGCAAGAAGGGCATGATGAAGGGCGGCCTTGGCGCGCTGATGGGCAAGGGCGCGCCCGAGGCGCTCAAGGGCATGGACCCGTCCAAGATGGACCCCGCCGAAATGGAAAAGGCCGCGCGCCAGATGGGCATGGGCGGCCTGCCCGGCCTTGGTGGCGGCGCCCTGCCCCCGGGCCTCGGCGGGTTCGGCAAGAAGAAATGA
- a CDS encoding F0F1 ATP synthase subunit A, with amino-acid sequence MDGPNIHPMDQFIVSPLFGDGPVHWYTPTNVTLWMALAIASVAALMVLGTRGRAVIPSRSQSMAELAYGFVRKMVEDVAGKDALPFFPYIFTLFLFILFANFLGLIPMSFTTTSHIAVTAILAAAVFITVTAVGFIKNGAGFLSLFWVASAPLALRPVLAIIEVISYFVRPVSHSIRLAGNLMAGHAVLKVFAGFAGAMGLAGIAPILGVVAIYGLEVLVSAIQAYVFTILTCVYLKDALHPHH; translated from the coding sequence ATGGACGGCCCGAACATTCACCCGATGGACCAGTTCATTGTGAGCCCGCTGTTCGGCGACGGCCCGGTGCATTGGTACACGCCGACCAACGTGACCTTGTGGATGGCGCTGGCCATCGCCTCGGTCGCGGCGTTGATGGTGCTGGGCACGCGCGGGCGGGCCGTGATCCCCTCGCGCAGCCAGTCGATGGCGGAATTGGCCTATGGCTTCGTGCGCAAGATGGTCGAGGACGTGGCCGGCAAGGACGCGCTGCCGTTCTTCCCCTACATCTTCACGCTGTTCCTGTTTATCCTGTTCGCCAATTTCCTCGGGCTGATCCCGATGAGCTTTACCACCACCTCGCACATCGCGGTGACCGCGATCCTGGCGGCGGCGGTATTCATCACGGTGACCGCGGTCGGCTTCATCAAAAACGGTGCCGGGTTCCTGAGCCTCTTCTGGGTGGCATCGGCCCCGCTGGCGTTGCGCCCCGTCCTGGCCATCATCGAGGTGATCTCGTATTTCGTGCGCCCGGTCAGCCACTCCATTCGTCTGGCCGGCAACTTGATGGCCGGTCACGCCGTGCTCAAGGTGTTCGCGGGCTTTGCCGGGGCCATGGGCTTGGCGGGCATCGCCCCCATCCTCGGCGTCGTGGCGATCTACGGGCTCGAGGTGCTGGTGTCGGCCATCCAGGCCTACGTGTTCACCATTCTTACCTGCGTCTATCTGAAAGACGCCCTGCATCCGCATCACTGA
- a CDS encoding F0F1 ATP synthase subunit C encodes MEGDIAQMGQFIGAGLAAIGSGAAAIGVGHVAGNFLAGALRNPSAAAGQTATLFIGIAFAEALGIFAFLVALLLMFAV; translated from the coding sequence ATGGAAGGCGATATCGCACAAATGGGTCAGTTCATCGGCGCTGGCCTCGCCGCAATCGGTTCCGGCGCCGCCGCCATCGGTGTGGGCCACGTGGCCGGCAACTTCCTCGCCGGTGCCCTGCGCAACCCGTCGGCCGCCGCCGGGCAGACCGCGACCCTCTTCATCGGCATCGCATTCGCCGAGGCGCTGGGCATCTTTGCCTTCCTCGTCGCCCTGCTGCTGATGTTCGCCGTCTAA
- a CDS encoding ClbS/DfsB family four-helix bundle protein, whose amino-acid sequence MPAATTKTGLIAITEKEWAKLTRLIEALPETDASRPDAEGTTIKDVLAHRAHWIGLFFQWLEEGAGGGPVEMPDHGVKWNQLKPYNAALRETYAGLSWDEARAWLSAQHRRLLDWITAASDDTLYGGPMPGGTGWTTGRYAEASGPSHYRSAAKFIRASLRVGDGPGA is encoded by the coding sequence ATGCCCGCAGCCACGACAAAAACCGGGTTGATCGCGATCACGGAAAAGGAATGGGCCAAGCTGACCCGCCTGATCGAGGCGTTGCCCGAGACCGATGCTAGCCGGCCCGATGCCGAGGGCACCACGATCAAGGACGTGCTGGCCCATCGCGCCCATTGGATCGGCCTGTTCTTTCAGTGGTTGGAGGAGGGGGCCGGCGGCGGCCCGGTCGAGATGCCCGACCACGGGGTGAAATGGAACCAGCTGAAACCCTACAACGCGGCGCTGCGCGAAACATATGCCGGCCTGTCCTGGGACGAGGCGCGCGCATGGCTGAGCGCGCAGCACAGGCGCCTGCTCGACTGGATCACGGCGGCGTCCGACGACACGCTCTATGGTGGGCCGATGCCGGGCGGCACCGGATGGACCACGGGGCGCTATGCCGAGGCCTCGGGCCCCAGCCATTACCGCAGCGCGGCCAAGTTCATCCGGGCGTCCTTGCGCGTGGGCGACGGGCCTGGGGCCTAA
- the rpmE gene encoding 50S ribosomal protein L31, with the protein MKKDIHPDYHVIDVKMTNGDIVQMRSTWGSEGDTLSLDIDPSVHPAWTGGGTRLMDQGGRVSKFKKKYEGLGF; encoded by the coding sequence ATGAAAAAGGATATCCATCCCGATTATCACGTCATCGACGTGAAAATGACGAACGGCGACATCGTGCAGATGCGCTCGACCTGGGGTTCGGAAGGCGACACCCTGTCGCTCGACATCGACCCCTCGGTGCACCCGGCATGGACCGGCGGCGGCACCCGCCTGATGGACCAGGGCGGCCGCGTGTCGAAGTTCAAGAAGAAATACGAAGGCCTCGGCTTCTGA
- a CDS encoding LysR family transcriptional regulator: MDNWDEIRTAFQVARMGTVSGAAEVLGVHHATVIRHIDALEGRLGAKLFQRHARGYTATEAGQDLLSVAGQADDQFTQLAGRIRGRGDEVTGDLLVTSLASLSPLLVPTIAQFQDRHPDVRVRLISDARLFRLEYGEAHVAIRAGKLPDQPDNVVQPFFTQTIRLVASPDYVARHGMLTEDSLDAHRFIGPNEDTPRAPFYRWLMETVPDQAVVFRASHMETVKEAVLAGIGIGFVAGWDQRNTGDLVDMLPPMEDWSAKVWLVTHMDLHRTAKVQTFLKHLKEQVKTWPVE; the protein is encoded by the coding sequence ATGGACAATTGGGACGAGATCCGCACCGCGTTTCAGGTGGCGCGCATGGGGACGGTCTCGGGTGCGGCCGAGGTTCTGGGCGTGCATCACGCGACGGTCATCCGCCATATCGACGCGTTGGAGGGGCGGCTGGGCGCAAAACTGTTCCAACGCCATGCGCGCGGCTACACCGCGACCGAGGCCGGTCAGGACCTGCTGTCGGTGGCGGGGCAGGCCGATGACCAGTTCACGCAACTGGCCGGGCGCATCAGGGGGCGCGGCGACGAGGTGACGGGCGATCTGCTGGTCACGTCGCTGGCCTCGCTCTCGCCGCTCCTGGTGCCGACGATCGCCCAGTTTCAGGATCGCCACCCCGATGTGCGCGTCAGGTTGATCTCGGACGCGCGGCTGTTCCGGCTGGAATATGGCGAGGCGCATGTGGCCATCCGCGCGGGCAAGCTGCCCGATCAGCCCGACAATGTGGTGCAGCCGTTTTTCACCCAGACGATCCGCCTGGTCGCCAGCCCCGACTATGTCGCCAGGCATGGCATGCTGACCGAAGACAGCCTGGATGCGCACCGCTTCATCGGGCCGAACGAGGATACGCCGCGCGCGCCCTTCTATCGCTGGCTGATGGAAACCGTGCCCGACCAGGCGGTGGTCTTCCGCGCCTCGCACATGGAAACGGTGAAAGAGGCTGTTCTGGCCGGGATCGGCATCGGCTTTGTCGCCGGCTGGGATCAGCGCAACACCGGCGATCTTGTCGACATGCTGCCCCCGATGGAGGATTGGTCGGCCAAGGTCTGGCTGGTCACCCATATGGACCTGCACCGCACGGCCAAGGTGCAGACCTTTCTCAAGCACCTCAAGGAACAGGTGAAGACCTGGCCCGTGGAGTGA
- a CDS encoding chorismate mutase codes for MTDATTRAAEILKGHRESIDRLDAILIYTLGERFKHTQAVGKLKAEHDLPPSDPAREAAQVARLEDLAERADLDPVFARKFLRFVIDEVIRHHEQHQS; via the coding sequence ATGACCGATGCCACCACCCGCGCCGCCGAAATCCTCAAGGGCCACCGCGAGTCGATCGACCGCCTCGACGCGATCCTGATCTACACGCTCGGCGAACGGTTCAAGCACACCCAGGCCGTCGGCAAGCTCAAGGCCGAACACGACCTTCCCCCGTCCGACCCCGCGCGCGAAGCCGCCCAGGTCGCACGTCTCGAAGACCTGGCCGAACGGGCCGATCTCGACCCGGTTTTCGCTAGGAAATTCCTGCGCTTCGTCATCGACGAGGTCATCCGTCACCACGAACAACACCAATCGTAG
- the rpsP gene encoding 30S ribosomal protein S16: protein MAMKIRLARGGSKKRPFYRIVATDSRMPRDGRFIEKLGTYNPLLPKDSEERVKMNMERVQYWLDQGAQPTDRISRFLEAAGVVEKKERANMKKAQPGKKAQERAEEKAAKAAAAEAPAEETAD, encoded by the coding sequence ATGGCAATGAAAATCCGACTGGCCCGCGGCGGCTCGAAAAAGCGTCCCTTCTACCGCATCGTGGCCACCGACAGCCGCATGCCCCGCGATGGCCGCTTCATCGAAAAGCTCGGCACCTATAACCCGCTCCTGCCCAAGGACAGCGAAGAGCGCGTGAAGATGAACATGGAGCGCGTTCAGTACTGGCTCGACCAGGGCGCCCAGCCCACCGACCGGATCAGCCGCTTCCTCGAGGCCGCCGGCGTCGTCGAAAAGAAAGAGCGCGCCAACATGAAAAAGGCCCAGCCCGGCAAGAAGGCGCAGGAACGCGCCGAGGAAAAGGCCGCCAAGGCCGCCGCCGCCGAGGCGCCGGCCGAAGAAACGGCCGACTGA